In the Deinococcus radiopugnans ATCC 19172 genome, GCAACTGGTGTGCAGCCTGCTCCACCTGGGGGGCCAGTGGACCATCCCCCAGGATTTTCAGCGGCACGGTCCCGCCCAGGTCTGCCCACGCACGCAGCAGCGTCTCCACTCCCTTTTCTGGCGACAGGCGGCCCACAAACAGCGCATACCCCCCGTCGCCAGCCCCAGGACCGGGACTGGCCTCCAGGAAATTGGGCTTGACCGCGATGCGCCCGGCCGGCAGCCCGCCCGCAATGAACTTGTCACGGGCAAACTCGGTCAGGGCGATATATGCGTCCACATCACTGCGGTAGGTCCCGGCGGCGTGGTGGACCGTCTGCATGGCCGCCACCACCGCCGAGGCGCTGCGGCTGTCGCGGTAGCAGCGGTGGCGCACCGCGCTCAGGGGCAGGTGGCCCAGACAGTCCTCGCACACGTGATGGTCCCGGAAGAACAGGCCGTTGGCGCACAGCAGGCGGAAGTTGTGCAGGGTCTGCACCACGGCGGCCCCAGCCGTCCTCGCGCCGCGGTACACGGCGGGCGAGAGCAGCGGAAAGGTGTTGTGGAAATGCACGATCTCGGCGCCGTGCTCGCGAGCCAAACCCTCGATCTGCCGGCCCATCCGGGCATTCCAGAGGGTCTGGGCCGCAGCCTGAAGACGCGGGGTCTGCCCGAGAGCATCGTTGCTGACCGTGAACGTCTCGACATCGTGACCGTGACGGCGCAACAGGGCCGTCTCAGCGCGGAACACCACGTCCTCGCCGCCCGCCTGCTGATAGAAGTTGTGCACCGCCAGCACCCTCATTCTATCGGCTCCAGGGCCGTGGGCTGCAGGGCGGCCAGATACACGCGGCGGTATTCCTGCGCCATGCGGGCGACGCCGAACCGCTCGACGATCTCCGCGTGGTAGGTCGCCACGACGTCCGCGTAGTGGGCATGATCTTCCACCGCATCCGCCAGGGTCCGGGCCAGGCCCGGCACGTCCTCGGAATCGCACAGCAGGGGATAACCCGCGGGAAAGATCTCACTGAGGCCCCGGACCCGCGTGGCCACCACCGGCATCCCGGCCATCAACGCCTCAATGGCCACCAGGCAGAGCCCCTCGAAACGGGAGGGCACCAGCATCACGTCATATTCGTGCAGGTGTTCGGCCAGATTGGCCACCGGCTCGGCCAGCGTGACGGTCCACGGCAAGGTGTGGGTGCTGATCCACTGGCGCAGGCTGCCCTCCAGCGCGCCGCGCCCCAGCAGCGTGACCTCGACCGGGCGGGTGGTCAGGGCCGAGGCCGCAGTCAGCAGCTCAGGCAACAGGTCCACCCCCTTCTGCGGTTCCAGACGCCCCGCGAACAGCACCCGCACTGGGCGGTCTGCCGATAGGGTGCGCTCGATAGGTCCCCGTGGATCTCCGGTCAGAACGCCGTTGTAAACCACCTGGGTCATGGCTTTTGGGGTCAATGGCAGCCGGTGGGCAGCCTGAAACTCCCACAACCCCTGCAGGCAGGCCGCCGACACGCCCACCGACATCGCCTGAGCCGCACGCAGCCGCCCTTCAACCATGCGGCCAATGGCGCCCCAGGCTGGCCATAATTTGGAGTTGTGAACGGTACGCAGCACCTGCAGGTCGCGCGGCAGCCCCAGCCCCGAGGCGACGGCAAAGATCGTTTCCGGAATCTCGGTGTGCAGGTGCACCACCTCGGGCCGCGTCTGCCAGATCAGCTGACGCAGTTTCAGGCCGGCCTGCACG is a window encoding:
- a CDS encoding glycosyltransferase family 4 protein, whose translation is MRVLAVHNFYQQAGGEDVVFRAETALLRRHGHDVETFTVSNDALGQTPRLQAAAQTLWNARMGRQIEGLAREHGAEIVHFHNTFPLLSPAVYRGARTAGAAVVQTLHNFRLLCANGLFFRDHHVCEDCLGHLPLSAVRHRCYRDSRSASAVVAAMQTVHHAAGTYRSDVDAYIALTEFARDKFIAGGLPAGRIAVKPNFLEASPGPGAGDGGYALFVGRLSPEKGVETLLRAWADLGGTVPLKILGDGPLAPQVEQAAHQLPGVSWLGQRDRAEVLRLMQDAAFLVMPSEWYEGFPMTLVEAWGVGLPVIGSRLGALGALIEPGRNGLLFQPGDAADLATQALWLWDHPQERGQMRLHAHQTFEASYTPERNHEHLMAIYAAAREHSAQGRSVLPKG
- a CDS encoding glycosyltransferase family 4 protein — its product is MRHPAYPRILHVITHLDMGGAENVAISLAEKLYTEFNFSFFAVGGIADNPVGQAMARRLERLAIPVHSGTALDFKKGGAVQAGLKLRQLIWQTRPEVVHLHTEIPETIFAVASGLGLPRDLQVLRTVHNSKLWPAWGAIGRMVEGRLRAAQAMSVGVSAACLQGLWEFQAAHRLPLTPKAMTQVVYNGVLTGDPRGPIERTLSADRPVRVLFAGRLEPQKGVDLLPELLTAASALTTRPVEVTLLGRGALEGSLRQWISTHTLPWTVTLAEPVANLAEHLHEYDVMLVPSRFEGLCLVAIEALMAGMPVVATRVRGLSEIFPAGYPLLCDSEDVPGLARTLADAVEDHAHYADVVATYHAEIVERFGVARMAQEYRRVYLAALQPTALEPIE